One window of the Podospora pseudopauciseta strain CBS 411.78 chromosome 4, whole genome shotgun sequence genome contains the following:
- the cpc2 gene encoding cross-pathway control WD-repeat protein cpc2 (BUSCO:EOG092636T6; COG:T; EggNog:ENOG503NUKD) → MAEQLILKGTLEGHNGWVTSLATSMENPNMLLSASRDKTLIIWNLTRDETQYGYPKRSLHGHSHIVSDCVISSDGAYALSASWDKTLRLWELSSGTTTRRFVGHTNDVLSVSFSADNRQIVSGSRDRSIKLWNTLGDCKFTITDKGHSDWVSCVRFSPNPQNPVIVSAGWDKLVKVWELSSCKLQTDHIGHTGYINTVTISPDGSLCASGGKDGTTMLWDLNESKHLYSLNANDEIHALVFSPNRYWLCAATSSSIIIFDLEKKSKVDELKPDFANVGKKSREPECVSLAWSADGQTLFAGYTDNIIRAWGVMSRA, encoded by the exons ATGGCTGAGCAACTCATCCTCAAGGGCACCCTGGAGGGCCAC AATGGCTGGGTCACCAGCTTGGCCACCTCGATGGAGAA CCCCAACATGCTCCTGTCGGCCTCCCGCGACAAGACCCTGATCATCTGGAACCTCACCCGCGATGAGACCCAGTACGGTTACCCCAAGCGGTCGCTCCACGGCCACTCTCACATCGTCTCCGACTGC GTTATCTCGTCGGATGGCGCTTATGCCCTCTCTGCCTCGTGGGATAAGACTCTCCGTCTTTGGGAGCTCTcctccggcaccaccacccgccgtTTCGTCGGCCACACCAACGACGTCCTGTCCGTCTCTTTCTCCGCCGACAACCGCCAGATCGTCTCCGGTTCCCGCGACCGCTCCATCAAGCTCTGGAACACCCTCGGTGACTGCAagttcaccatcaccgacaaGGGCCACTCCGACTGGGTTTCCTGCGTTCgcttctcccccaacccccagaaCCCCGTGATCGTCTCTGCCGGCTGGGACAAGCTCGTCAAG GTTTGGGAGCTCTCCAGCTGCAAGCTCCAGACCGACCACATCGGCCACACCGGTTacatcaacaccgtcaccatCTCGCCCGATGGATCCCTCTGCGCTTCCGGTGGCAAGGACGGCACCACCATGCTCTGGGATCTCAACGAGAGCAAGCACCTCTACTCCCTCAACGCCAACGACGAGATCCACGCCCTCGTCTTCTCCCCCAACCGCTACTGGCTCTGCGCTGCCAcctccagcagcatcatcatcttcgacctcgagaagaagagcaaggtTGATGAGCTCAAGCCCGACTTCGCCAACGTTGGCAAGAAGAGCCGCGAGCCCGAGTGCGTCTCCCTTGCGTGGAGCGCTGATGGCCAGACTCTGTTCGCTGGCTACACGGACAACATCATCCGTGCTTGGGGTGTCATGTCCCGCGCTTAA
- a CDS encoding hypothetical protein (COG:S; EggNog:ENOG503P4T3) codes for MSSEARKRTAEPTDDELPAKRQRSVEGDIVSAVEQLQTLNIAPSITHEEMARAGLRRAIALALKHVGFDSSAKDAMEMFTTMVEEYVESLFGTVKINANAARRSQPIPRDFERALKYFNLTTTALEPHKKNPIPRAKRIPEYEPIPERDPVFVDMPVLGAELDGARDKESKLYIPKSFPAFPSIHTYRYTPETIETATVVDDWGSFAADSQSQTLNGSQATPQPQRPLAPEEIPHGDPKKLREAAAKEAKAGEAALRRLMRASKIAKQKEVWTSAQSRPARRERHELWESAMREFIEDDTRASGKEVASGGLHGEKGRFEIADHSMIVNTEKRYFRHEVPRSGARKALAAAQGISSKG; via the exons ATGTCGTCCGAGGCGCGAAAACGGACGGCCGAGCCCACCGACGACGAGCTGCCAGCCAAGAGGCAACGAAGCGTGGAGGGCGACATCGTCTCGGCCGTGGAACAACTGCAGACATTGAATATCGCACCTTCCATCACCCATGAGGAGATGGCGCGCGCTGGACTGCGTCGCGCCATCGCCCTCGCCTTGAAGCATGTTGGATTCGACTCGTCCGCGAAGGATGCCATGGAGATGTTTACAACGATGGTGGAAGAGT ATGTCGAGTCGCTCTTCGGGACTGTCAAGATCAATGCCAATGCTGCTCGCCGTTCCCAACCCATTCCTCGCGACTTTGAGCGCGCGTTGAAGTACTTCAACCTGACCACCACTGCGCTCGAACCACACAAGAAGAATCCCATTCCAAGAGCCAAGAGGATACCTGAATACGAGCCGATACCAGAGCGCGATCCAGTTTTCGTCGACATGCCAGTACTCGGCGCGGAGCTGGACGGTGCTCGCGACAAGGAATCCAAACTCTACATCCCTAAGTCGTTCCCTGCCTTTCCAAGCATTCATACCTACAGATACACGCCTGAGACGATTGAGACCGCTACCGTGGTGGACGACTGGGGGAGCTTTGCTGCGGATTCACAATCCCAGACGCTCAACGGATCACAAGCCACGCCACAGCCGCAACGACCGCTTGCACCCGAGGAGATTCCCCATGGCGATCCCAAGAAGCTGCGCGAGGCTGCCGCAAAGGAAGCAAAGGCAGGGGAGGCGGCTCTACGAAGGTTGATGCGCGCCTCCAAGATCGCGAAGCAGAAGGAGGTCTGGACTTCGGCGCAGTCTCGGCCAGCGAGGCGGGAGCGTCATGAGCTTTGGGAGTCTGCTATGCGCGAGTTCATCGAGGATGACACGAGGGCCAGCGGCAAAGAGGTGGCGTCAGGAGGGTTGCATGGCGAGAAGGGCAGGTTCGAGATTGCCGATCATAGCATGATTGTCAACACGGAGAAACGCTATTTCAGGCATGAAGTCCCTCGAAGTGGTGCCAGGAAGGCTTTGGCCGCCGCTCAGGGTATCTCCAGCAAGGGTTGA
- a CDS encoding hypothetical protein (COG:S; EggNog:ENOG503NYM2), with protein sequence MSNDTYDLEALQNGSLANLGLTKFKLIPTPSLTVFPDEIFTFGPSLTYLDLSGTGLSSLPPNFTTSLPNLKILFLSNCAFTTFPDLSSHHTLEMVAFRHNSLTSIPENTLPPKLRWLILTDNRIPFLPSSISSCPNLEKCLLAGNNLSTLPPSLTQCQNLTLLRLSANNFSSLPKFLFTAFPKLAYLSFAGNPCSLSSRKAHKLPFGLLDIPYSSLAISRVLGRGASGIISQAEWKPSPDSDFTEDVAVKMFRGSLTSDGRPEDEMEAVLLAGSHESLIGVVGKVTGYSEGEREGVKGGIVMSLVPRGYEVLGLPPDLESCTRDRFTEGERGWEMGKAVEMLTGIAGAGAHLHGRRICHGDLYAHNILASKEDGHGLLGDFGAASVYGEEEDGVERVEVAAFGRLVGDVLGLVEEGGEGERERAMRRGLEELQRRCEDGDVEGRPDFDEVVEVLRGMLGWRGVMRIPEVPN encoded by the coding sequence ATGAGCAACGACACCTACGACCTCGAGGCCCTTCAAAATGGCTCCCTTGCCAACCTCGGCCTCACCAAGTTCAAGCTCATACCCACGCCCTCCCTCACCGTCTTCCCTGATGAGATCTTCACCTTCGGACCCTCCCTAACCTACCTCGACCTCTCCGGGACAGGTCTTTCTTCTCTCCCACCCAATTTCACCACCTctctccccaacctcaaaaTCCTTTTCCTCTCCAACTGcgccttcaccaccttcccggacctctcctcccaccacaccCTAGAAATGGTCGCCTTCCGCCACAACTCGCTCACCAGCATACCCGaaaacaccctcccccccaaactccgCTGGCTAATCCTGACCGACAACCgcatccccttcctcccctcctccatctcctcgtgTCCCAACCTCGAGAAATGCCTCCTGGCGGGCAACAACCTCTctaccctccccccctccctcacccaaTGCCaaaacctcaccctcctccgcctctcGGCCAACAacttttcttccctccccaAGTTCTTGTTCACTGCCTTCCCCAAGCTAGCCTACCTCTCCTTCGCCGGAAACccctgctccctctcctcccgcaaAGCCCACAAACTCCCCTTtggcctcctcgacatccccTACagctccctcgccatctcccgcGTGCTCGGCCGGGGCGCCTCGGGCATCATCTCCCAAGCAGAATGGAAGCCCTCCCCTGATTCCGACTTCACAGAAGACGTAGCCGTCAAAATGTTCAGAGGTTCTCTCACGAGCGACGGCAGGCCggaagatgagatggaggCGGTGTTGCTCGCCGGATCGCACGAGTCGTTGATAGGTGTTGTGGGAAAGGTCACGGGATATTCtgaaggggaaagggaaggggtgaagggggggattgTGATGAGTTTGGTGCCGAGGGGGTATGAAGTTTTGGGCTTGCCGCCGGATCTGGAGAGCTGCACACGGGATCGGTTTACGGAGGGcgagagggggtgggagatggggaaggcggtggagatgCTGACGGGGAttgcgggggcgggggcgcATCTACATGGGCGGAGGATCTGTCATGGGGATTTGTACGCGCATAATATTTTGGCTAGCAAGGAGGATGGGcatgggttgttgggggatTTTGGGGCGGCGAGCGTgtatggggaggaggaggatggggtggagagggtggaggtggcggcgtttgggaggttggtgggggatgtGCTCGGGCttgtggaagaagggggggagggggagcgggagagggcgatgaggagggggttggaggagctgcagAGAAGGtgcgaggatggggatgtggaggggaggCCGGATTTtgacgaggtggtggaggtgttgagggggatgttggggtggaggggagtgaTGAGGATTCCGGAGGTGCCTAATTGA
- a CDS encoding hypothetical protein (EggNog:ENOG503NU5M; COG:L), translating to MRPAFPINPAAIPAIRTRKALLVVDLQNDFISPGGALPVSEPDDFVKRSLELVKVFRDSGAGDVVWVRSEFERHRSLSAEGEQIITANVPIRPPRPGSARGRPPTSREHDGAAMEADDEAFLSNGGAPKKPCVRKGTKGAELVAEVQEAVDATRDIVFTKTHYSAFASSQQELVQTLRRRFVTGLYVCGALTNISIYATALDAGRHGYEMTIVEDCCGFRNQLRHFNAVKQLVQLTGSQVVNASAVMQELQPPPADSRPSGLSPFISNMQLNRPSGSSVTPRKDKAPGPTSTSAKTAPPPPDRGASGPSTSTAAHQRPSQDAHVQVQQQYIHTPLEADSDSSPSDNDDESLRKQEKQPVTSGGGSKQGELSLSSPQGPARAPGAPITKSENATRVRTHARLRLRNSGSDKSFASPPRSPPNADPTPPAVKDSTEKKADPDEPHQTKRTKIEVGSETDNMDKKQHDSLKIEPDPEVEKITQQLTNSKIEVDSDSERDSKEPGSPKMEAGPDAKSVDVKLTSAVSEPSCEGDTHVITNVLSPTLAADAFERLLEEVSWAGMSHMGGEVPRRIAVQGEVDKDGNMPVYRHPADESPPLLPFSPTVLQIKTAIEKHLGHPVNHVLIQHYRGGDDYISEHSDKTLDIVPNSFIANLSLGAERTMVFRTKRRPSKHHQEETSPAEKAKRQIQRVPLPHNSLLRMGLSTNKHWLHAIRPDKRPPLSKSPSELSHSGHRISLTFRQIGTYINPSQTLIWGQGSPGKTFGEAQPVRNGQTPEAIQLLKAFSAENNDPAFDWEGFYAGGFTVLHMGTPKRYCLGSDVIANASVLFALGELGVNCAKGSVSTAGGRFEDNDPDRGVVEGWGNVLRYLDAVYGAGRRYDQFGPGQVAKRFMLLDRAVREFGEGIWRPVREGLGERLGGEEPGMGKVKKVVTVLLWEELEFWEGEVRAGAERGKGLFVLGGETASPVDFALWPLLHDIVRVCGEQVFAVSFGSKGKTTEEGEEEIRQVYLRKYYEGIKQRAGVRERVLGLWEGEPL from the coding sequence ATGCGCCCTGCgttccccatcaaccccgccGCCATTCCGGCCATACGGACACGGAAGGCCCTGCTGGTCGTCGACCTCCAGAATGACTTTATTTCCCCAGGCGGAGCTCTGCCTGTGAGCGAGCCTGACGACTTTGTGAAGCGGTCCCTTGAGTTGGTCAAAGTTTTCCGAGATTCTGGCGCCGGTGATGTGGTCTGGGTCCGCAGCGAGTTTGAGCGTCACCGGTCATTATCGGCCGAAGGAGAGCAGATCATCACAGCCAACGTGCCAATACGCCCACCAAGACCAGGCAGCGCTCGGGGTCGCCCTCCCACCTCACGAGAACACGATGGCGCCGCGATGGAGGCTGACGACGAGGCATTTCTGAGCAACGGAGGGGCTCCGAAGAAACCCTGTGTTAGAAAGGGGACCAAAGGAGCCGAGTTGGTTGCAGAAGTCCAAGAAGCCGTCGATGCCACCCGGGATATTGTCTTCACCAAGACACACTACAGCGCCTTTGCCTCGAGTCAACAAGAGTTGGTGCAGACACTGAGGCGTCGCTTCGTGACAGGGCTGTACGTGTGTGGAGCCCTGACCAACATCAGCATCTACGCGACAGCGCTGGATGCAGGCAGACATGGATACGAGATGACGATTGTGGAGGACTGCTGTGGTTTCCGGAATCAGCTGCGGCACTTCAACGCCGTCAAACAGCTCGTGCAGTTGACGGGCAGCCAGGTGGTCAACGCCAGCGCAGTCATGCAAGAACTGCAACCGCCGCCGGCAGACAGCCGCCCGTCTGGGCTCTCCCCCTTTATCTCCAACATGCAGTTGAACCGGCCGAGCGGGTCTTCGGTCACACCACGGAAAGACAAGGCTCCCGGGCCCACCTCCACGTCTGCCAAGACGGCGCCGCCTCCACCAGATCGGGGCGCAAGCGGGCCAAGCACTTCGACTGCTGCACACCAACGCCCTTCCCAAGACGCCCATGTCCAAGTCCAACAGCAATACATACACACGCCCTTGGAGGCTGACTCGGACTCGTCGCCGTCAGACAACGATGATGAGTCGCTGAGGAAACAGGAGAAGCAGCCCGTCacgagtggtggtggttcaaAGCAGGGCGAGCTGTCATTGAGCAGCCCACAAGGTCCGGCCCGCGCCCCTGGCGCACCCATCACTAAATCTGAGAATGCCACTAGGGTAAGAACACACGCCCGACTACGGCTGCGCAATTCGGGTTCTGATAAAAGCTTCGCATCGCCGCCGAGGTCCCCTCCCAACGCTGACCCAACTCCGCCTGCTGTGAAGGACTCGACCGAGAAGAAAGCCGATCCTGACGAGCCGCACCAGACCAAGAGAACCAAGATCGAGGTGGGCTCTGAGACGGACAACATGGACAAGAAGCAACACGACAGCCTCAAGATCGAGCCAGACCCGGAGGTTGAGAAGATCACCCAGCAGCTGACCAACTCCAAGATCGAGGTAGATTCGGATTCTGAGAGGGACAGCAAGGAGCCTGGCAGCCCCAAGATGGAAGCTGGTCCGGATGCCAAGAGTGTGGACGTCAAACTCACCAGTGCTGTATCTGAGCCTTCCTGTGAAGGCGACACTCATGTCATCACCAATGTTCTTTCGCCAACTCTCGCGGCCGATGCCTTTGAACGTCTGCTGGAGGAAGTCAGCTGGGCCGGCATGTCCCACATGGGCGGCGAGGTTCCTCGTCGCATAGCCGTCCAGGGTGAAGTCGACAAGGACGGAAACATGCCCGTCTACCGCCACCCAGCCGACGAATcgccccctctccttcccttctcccccaccgtCCTCCAGATCAAGACCGCAATCGAAAAGCACCTCGGCCACCCCGTCAACCACGTCCTGATCCAACACTATCGCGGCGGCGACGACTACATCAGCGAGCACAGCGACAAAACCCTCGACATCGTCCCCAACAGCTtcatcgccaacctctccctcggcgCCGAGCGAACCATGGTTTTCCGCACCAAACGCCGCCCctccaaacaccaccaagaagaaaCCTCGCCTGCGGAAAAAGCCAAACGCCAGATCCAACgcgtccccctcccccacaacTCGCTCCTCCGCATGGGCCTCTCGACAAACAAGCACTGGCTCCACGCCATCCGCCCGGACAAAcgaccccccctttccaaatCCCCCTCTGAACTCTCCCACTCTGGTCACcgcatctccctcaccttccgCCAAATCGGAACGtacatcaacccctcccaaaccctcatCTGGGGCCAGGGCTCCCCCGGCAAAACCTTTGGTGAAGCCCAACCCGTCCGCAACGGGCAGACTCCAGAGGCGATTCAACTCCTAAAGGCCTTTTCCGCCGAGAATAACGATCCGGCTTTTGACTGGGAGGGCTTTTACGCCGGCGGTTTTACTGTGCTGCACATGGGGACGCCGAAGCGGTACTGTCTCGGGAGCGACGTCATCGCCAACGCGAGCGTCTTGTTCGCgctgggggagttgggggtaAATTGCGCAAAGGGGAGCGTGAGCACCGCGGGGGGCAGGTTTGAGGATAACGATCCCGaccggggggtggtggaggggtgggggaaCGTGTTGAGGTATTTGGATGCGGTTTAcggggcggggaggaggtatgATCAGTTTGGTCCTGGGCAGGTGGCCAAGCGGTTCATGTTATTGGACAGGGCGGtgagggagtttggggaggggatttgGCGGCCTGTtcgggaggggttgggggagaggttgggaggggaggagccCGGGATGggcaaggtgaagaaggttgTAACGGTGCTGCTgtgggaggagctggagttttgggagggggaggtcaGGGCCGGTgcggagagggggaaggggttgttcGTGCTTGGGGGGGAGACGGCGTCGCCGGTGGATTTCGCCTTGTGGCCGCTGTTGCATGATATTGTAAGGGTTTGTGGGGAGCAGGTGTTTGCGGTGAGTTTTGGGAGCAAGGGGAAAACTacagaggagggggaagaggaaatCAGGCAGGTATATCTCAGAAAGTATTACGAGGGGATCAAGCAGAGGGctggggtgagggagagggtgttgggaCTGTGGGAGGGAGAGCCTTTGTGA
- the CBS2 gene encoding Cytochrome B translational activator protein cbs2 (EggNog:ENOG503NVHZ; COG:H), which translates to MTTIPALRSAAGGSPSAAMMRRMIATTTTTTATMTRRAGQLGGWRSRQQQQQQKRFVSSLGNDTQQKLLAAHLQQADPIMYDIVEKEKVRQKQFINLIPSENFTSQAVLDALGSPMQNKYSEGYPGARYYGGNEFIDASERLCQQRALETFGLDAKEWGVNVQALSGAPANLYVYSAIMETHDRLMGLDLPHGGHLSHGYQTPTKKISFISKYFETVPYRLDESTGLIDYDKLEELATIYRPKVIVAGASAYSRQIDYARMRDIADKVKAYLVADMAHISGLVAAKVMPGPFGYADIVTTTSHKSLRGPRGALIFFRRGVRKVNPKTGAEELYNLENPINQSVFPGHQGGPHNHTIAALAVALKQAQTPEFRAYQSQVLSNAKAFAKRLGEPKEKGGLGYKIVSGGTDNHLVLVDLKPHGVDGARVERILELVGVASNKNTVPGDKSALTPGGLRMGTPAMTTRGFQEEDFARVADIVDRSVTIAVRVDKAARKAAEEKGEGKTAGRVKTFMEFLGDGETDTEIVQLRSEVADWVGTYPVPWEGK; encoded by the exons ATGACGACAATCCCGGCGTTGCGGAGCGCCGCCGGCGGTTCCCCCTCGGCTgcgatgatgagaaggatgatagccaccaccaccaccacgacggccacgatgacgaggagggcgggACAGCTTGGGGGATGGAGGtcaagacagcagcagcagcagcagaaaagATTTGTTTCGTCGTTAGGGAATGATACGCAGCAGAAG TTGCTTGCGGCGCATTTGCAACAGGCGGATCCGATTATGTATGATATTGTCGAGAAG GAGAAAGTCAGGCAAAAGCAGTTCATCAACTTGATCCCTTCCGAGAACTTTACCTCGCAGGCTGTGCTGGATGCGCTGGGGAGTCCTATGCAGA ACAAGTACTCTGAGGGATATCCGGGTGCGAGATACTACGGCGGTAACGAGTTCATCGATGCCTCCGAGAGATTATGCCAGCAGCGCGCACTCGAGACGTTTGGACTGGATGCCAAGGAGTGGGGGGTGAATGTTCAAG CTCTCTCTGGTGCGCCAGCGAACCTGTATGTCTACTCAGCCATCATGGAAACTCATGATCGGTTGATGGGTCTCGATCTACCCCACGGCGGCCATCTTTCCCACGGGTACCAGACCCCCACCAAGAAGATCTCGTTCATCTCCAAGTACTTCGAGACGGTTCCTTACCGACTTGACGAGTCCACCGGCTTGATCGACTACGATAAGCTCGAGGAGCTGGCAACCATCTACCGCCCCAAGGTTATCGTCGCTGGCGCCTCGGCTTACAGCAGGCAAATCGATTATGCTCGTATGCGGGACATCGCCGACAAGGTGAAGGCCTACCTTGTGGCTGACATGGCGCATATCTCCGGTCTTGTCGCCGCCAAGGTCATGCCTGGGCCGTTTGGCTACGCAGACATTGTCACGACGACTTCTCACAAATCCCTCCGTGGCCCCCGTGGCGCGCTGATTTTCTTCCGCCGCGGTGTGAGGAAGGTCAACCCAAAGACCGGAGCTGAGGAGCTGTACAACCTCGAGAACCCCATCAACCAATCCGTGTTCCCCGGCCACCAGGGCGGTCCGCACAACCACACCATTGCCGCCTTGGCCGTGGCGCTCAAGCAGGCACAAACACCAGAGTTCAGGGCGTATCAATCGCAGGTCTTGTCCAATGCCAAAGCCTTCGCCAAGAGGCTGGGTGAACCAAAGGAAAAGGGCGGGCTGGGCTACAAGATTGTCTCGGGCGGTACTGATAAccatcttgttcttgtcgATCTGAAGCCGCACGGTGTGGACGGGGCGAGAGTGGAACGGATCCTGGAGTTGGTCGGGGTAGCTTCCAACAAGAACACTGTTCCGGGCGACAAGAGCGCGTTGACGCCTGGTGGGTTGAGAATGGGAACTCCGGCCATGACGACGAGAGGATTCCAGGAGGAGGACTTTGCGCGGGTAGCGGATATTGTTGATAGGTCGGTGACGATTGCGGTCAGGGTGGAcaaggcggcgaggaaggcggctgaggaaaagggggaggggaagacggcggggagggtgaagacCTTTATGGAGTTTTTGGGGGACGGGGAGACAGACACGGAGATTGTGCAGTTGAGGAGTGAGGTGGCGGATTGGGTGGGGACGTATCCTGTTCCTTGGGAGGGGAAGTAa